The following proteins come from a genomic window of Verrucomicrobium sp.:
- a CDS encoding GNAT family N-acetyltransferase, which translates to MIRTPRLLLRPWRESDLEPYAALNADPAVREFLGPPLTREQSDFEARRTQGHLERYGFGFWAVEIPDEASFIGFVGLMHCFLENVPFLPAVELAWRLARPHWGKGYATEAAQYALQDGFGRVGLAEAVAFTFEGNKRSRAAMERLGMARNPAEDFNHPNLAAGHPLRPHVLYRLSQPI; encoded by the coding sequence GTGATCCGCACGCCGCGCCTCCTCCTTCGGCCCTGGCGCGAGTCCGACCTGGAACCCTACGCGGCCCTGAATGCCGATCCCGCCGTCCGGGAATTCCTAGGCCCTCCCCTCACCCGGGAACAAAGCGACTTTGAAGCGCGCCGGACCCAAGGCCACCTGGAACGCTACGGGTTCGGCTTCTGGGCGGTCGAAATTCCCGATGAAGCCTCCTTCATCGGCTTCGTCGGCCTAATGCATTGTTTCCTGGAAAACGTCCCCTTCCTGCCCGCCGTCGAATTGGCCTGGCGGCTGGCCCGTCCTCATTGGGGGAAGGGCTACGCCACCGAGGCAGCCCAATACGCACTCCAGGACGGCTTTGGGCGCGTCGGACTGGCTGAAGCAGTCGCTTTCACGTTTGAGGGCAATAAACGCTCCAGAGCGGCCATGGAGCGCCTAGGAATGGCCCGCAACCCGGCGGAGGACTTCAACCATCCCAATCTGGCTGCCGGACACCCCCTCCGGCCGCACGTCCTTTACCGGCTTTCCCAGCCGATTTAA
- a CDS encoding epoxyqueuosine reductase QueH translates to MNGNRVPLPPPPGGAKKVLLHSCCAPCSGEVMEAMAASGIDFTIYFYNPNIHPREEYELRKAENVRFAEKMGIPFIDADYDTDNWFARVKGMEWAPEKGERCTACFDMRFERTALHAHEHGFPVITSCLGLSRWKDMNQINGCGERAAARYPGMAYWKHNWRKKGGADRMLDISKREEFYAQQYCGCIYSLRDTNKSRLERGKGKIVIGKDYYGPDSKGEA, encoded by the coding sequence ATGAACGGCAACCGCGTCCCCCTTCCCCCGCCTCCCGGCGGCGCCAAGAAGGTACTGCTCCACTCCTGCTGCGCCCCCTGCTCCGGCGAAGTCATGGAAGCCATGGCCGCGTCCGGGATCGACTTCACCATCTACTTCTACAACCCCAACATCCATCCCCGGGAAGAATACGAGCTGCGGAAAGCGGAAAACGTCCGCTTCGCCGAAAAGATGGGCATCCCCTTCATCGACGCCGATTACGACACCGACAACTGGTTCGCCCGCGTCAAAGGCATGGAATGGGCCCCTGAAAAAGGGGAACGCTGCACCGCCTGCTTCGACATGCGCTTCGAGCGGACCGCCCTCCACGCCCACGAGCACGGCTTCCCCGTCATCACCAGCTGCCTGGGCCTCTCCCGCTGGAAAGACATGAACCAGATCAACGGCTGCGGAGAGCGCGCCGCCGCCCGCTACCCCGGCATGGCCTACTGGAAACACAACTGGCGCAAGAAAGGCGGCGCCGACCGGATGCTGGACATCAGCAAGCGGGAGGAATTCTACGCCCAGCAATACTGCGGCTGCATCTACTCCCTGCGGGACACCAACAAATCCCGGCTGGAACGCGGCAAGGGGAAGATCGTCATCGGCAAGGACTACTACGGCCCCGATTCCAAGGGCGAGGCGTGA